In a single window of the Antedon mediterranea chromosome 1, ecAntMedi1.1, whole genome shotgun sequence genome:
- the LOC140050466 gene encoding octopamine receptor beta-1R-like has protein sequence METNYTDTAASPHIAIMFLRTFAITVCTCLVIGGNIISIIVLRRLKTLPDVTKIFLLSLALVDLFTGMFNTIFSIIPSITLSWPYGDAMCKAISLSSSMFYGISLFSLLAISVDRYIAISKPLHYPLVATRQRAICVVISTWFVTFVIAVASLFYKEGQFAYNPNFCNCIIQWGDPDFKSWNLTVMFAFILIPSTGMLLLYTRLFFVSRAHVRRISDTLKSHPGTGISRNDLKALKTMFIITGAFNIAWLPFLIAHSYMTITGKHINNTLEFFIIYLLILNSWWNVVIYTVTNRTYRQAVGGIFKSLFPCYFKNRAQAT, from the coding sequence ATGGAAACAAACTATACAGATACTGCGGCGTCTCCACATATCGCCATTATGTTCCTACGAACATTCGCTATCACAGTCTGTACTTGTCTTGTAATTGGCGGGAACATTATAAGTATTATTGTTCTTAGACGACTGAAAACCTTGCCTGACGTCACCAAGATCTTTCTATTGTCACTTGCACTAGTAGATCTGTTCACCGGGatgtttaatacaatattttcaatcaTCCCTTCGATTACGTTATCATGGCCGTATGGAGATGCAATGTGTAAAGCTATTAGTCTCTCTAGTAGCATGTTTTATGGCATCTCTTTATTCTCTTTGTTGGCAATCAGTGTGGACCGTTACATTGCTATATCAAAACCTCTTCACTACCCACTTGTAGCAACCAGGCAACGAGCTATCTGTGTCGTCATCAGTACCTGGTTCGTCACATTTGTTATCGCAGTGGCATCACTTTTTTACAAAGAAGGTCAATTTGCTTACAATCCAAATTTCTGTAACTGCATAATTCAATGGGGTGATCCAGATTTTAAATCATGGAACCTGACAGTGATGTTTGCTTTTATATTAATCCCTAGCACTGGTATGTTACTACTTTACACCAGACTTTTCTTCGTCAGTAGAGCCCACGTGCGTAGGATTTCTGATACGCTCAAGTCACATCCGGGTACTGGTATATCGAGAAACGACTTGAAAGCACTAAAGACGATGTTTATCATAACGGGCGCGTTTAACATTGCCTGGTTGCCGTTTCTGATTGCTCATTCGTACATGACAATCACTGGTAAACACATCAATAACACTTTAGagttttttattatatatttactgaTATTGAACAGTTGGTGGAACGTGGTGATATACACAGTCACTAACCGTACATACAGACAAGCAGTTGGCGGCATTTTTAAATCGTTATTTCCATGTTATTTCAAGAACCGCGCTCAGGCTACCTAA